The following coding sequences are from one Paenarthrobacter ureafaciens window:
- a CDS encoding Gfo/Idh/MocA family protein: MSAPNSRQLVAGMVGGGPGADIGKTHRYAMRLDGHYDLRAGIFGRDRSNSRQVAVELGVAADRNYADVAEMAAAEAAREDGVDVVVIATPNDSHFQLAKAFLDKGISVVCEKPLTQDSATAAELVRVADQNHAILAVPHCYSAYAMVRQAARMVRKGELGAIRFVDVEHASGWAATPLEELGHKQAGWRTNPDIAGFPSVVGDLGTHAFHLLRYITGLEAERLSGRLQTFVPNRRVFDNATVELELTGNVPARLWASMAATGHNHGLRIRVYGEKGSLEWLHEDPHHLKVQDLAGATTILTHGLSTLHDDASRLTRVGLGHPEGFLEAFANFYSDLAESLRARRDSTPLPERDLSFPTGIDGLVGVQFVEAVAASHNDDSAWKVPAFALEKAVA, encoded by the coding sequence ATGAGTGCACCGAATTCGCGGCAGTTGGTCGCCGGGATGGTAGGCGGGGGGCCGGGGGCCGACATCGGCAAGACCCACCGCTACGCCATGCGGCTGGACGGCCACTACGATCTGCGGGCCGGGATCTTCGGCCGTGACCGGAGCAATTCCCGGCAGGTCGCCGTCGAACTTGGCGTGGCCGCGGACCGCAACTACGCTGACGTCGCGGAGATGGCAGCCGCTGAGGCGGCCCGCGAAGACGGCGTGGATGTGGTGGTGATCGCTACGCCCAACGACAGCCACTTCCAGCTCGCCAAAGCCTTCCTGGACAAGGGCATCTCAGTGGTGTGCGAGAAGCCGTTGACCCAGGACTCCGCCACGGCTGCGGAGCTCGTCCGGGTCGCGGACCAAAACCATGCAATCCTCGCGGTCCCGCACTGCTACTCCGCCTACGCCATGGTCCGCCAGGCCGCGCGGATGGTCCGCAAGGGCGAGCTGGGCGCCATCCGGTTTGTCGACGTCGAACACGCCTCCGGCTGGGCGGCGACGCCGCTCGAAGAACTCGGCCACAAGCAGGCCGGCTGGCGCACCAACCCGGACATCGCCGGTTTCCCGAGCGTGGTGGGCGACCTGGGTACGCATGCCTTCCACCTCCTGCGCTACATCACGGGCCTCGAAGCCGAGCGCCTGTCCGGGCGGCTGCAAACGTTCGTGCCCAACCGTCGCGTCTTCGACAACGCCACCGTGGAACTCGAGCTGACCGGCAACGTCCCCGCACGGCTGTGGGCCAGCATGGCTGCCACCGGCCACAACCACGGCCTCCGCATCCGCGTTTACGGCGAAAAGGGCAGCCTCGAGTGGCTGCACGAGGATCCGCACCACCTCAAGGTGCAGGACCTCGCTGGTGCCACCACCATCCTCACTCACGGTCTCAGCACACTGCACGACGACGCGTCCCGGCTCACCCGGGTGGGCCTCGGCCATCCGGAAGGCTTCCTTGAGGCCTTCGCCAACTTCTACTCAGACCTCGCCGAGTCCCTGCGCGCCCGCCGTGACTCCACGCCACTCCCGGAGCGTGATCTCTCCTTCCCGACCGGCATTGACGGCCTGGTCGGTGTCCAGTTCGTTGAGGCCGTCGCCGCCTCCCACAACGACGATTCCGCGTGGAAAGTCCCCGCGTTCGCCCTCGAGAAAGCAGTTGCCTGA
- a CDS encoding Gfo/Idh/MocA family protein — protein MPRFALLGAGFIGSVHAANLAAHPGIDFRLVYDVDQQRAEALAVAHGAVAATSLEEVIDPSRIDAVFIASSTDTHAEHLRRAAAVGIAALCEKPIDLDLDRARETAAFAQQSGVAVMVDFNRRFDRDYAELKRVVDLGEIGKVELIQLTSRGPSMPPLSYVAVSGGQMRDQTVHFFDLARWLSGLDPVEVFATGSALAEPGIAQYDDVDTSAVTLRLPGGALVQIDSVRRTGYGYDERIEIMGSEGMVEARRHRNGAVSRYSGASVVDDGLHPGWFERVQPTYAAALAAFVSSLEGGAAPIPTLDDGLKAQAIAEAATLSLRSGRMEPIKY, from the coding sequence ATGCCCCGTTTCGCCCTTCTGGGAGCCGGCTTCATCGGTTCGGTCCATGCCGCCAACCTGGCCGCCCACCCCGGCATCGATTTCCGCCTGGTGTACGACGTTGACCAGCAGCGGGCGGAGGCACTCGCCGTCGCGCACGGAGCCGTAGCCGCGACCTCGCTTGAGGAAGTCATCGACCCATCCCGGATCGATGCTGTCTTTATCGCCTCCTCCACCGATACGCACGCTGAACACCTGCGCCGGGCTGCCGCCGTCGGAATTGCCGCTTTGTGTGAGAAGCCCATCGACCTGGACCTTGACCGCGCCCGGGAAACCGCGGCGTTCGCGCAGCAGAGCGGCGTGGCCGTGATGGTGGACTTCAACCGCCGCTTCGATCGCGACTATGCCGAACTCAAGCGCGTGGTGGACTTGGGGGAGATCGGCAAGGTGGAGCTCATCCAGCTCACCTCCCGCGGACCGTCCATGCCGCCGCTGTCCTACGTGGCCGTCTCCGGCGGCCAGATGCGCGACCAGACCGTCCACTTCTTCGACCTCGCGCGGTGGCTTTCAGGCTTGGATCCGGTGGAAGTCTTCGCAACGGGTTCGGCTCTGGCTGAGCCGGGAATCGCGCAGTACGACGACGTCGATACCTCCGCGGTCACGTTGCGGCTCCCCGGAGGGGCCTTGGTCCAGATCGATTCCGTGCGCCGCACCGGTTACGGGTACGACGAGCGGATCGAGATCATGGGCTCCGAGGGAATGGTGGAAGCCCGCCGGCACCGCAACGGCGCAGTCTCCCGGTACTCCGGTGCGTCCGTGGTGGACGATGGCCTCCACCCCGGCTGGTTCGAACGCGTCCAACCGACGTATGCCGCAGCGTTGGCGGCGTTCGTGTCCTCCCTCGAAGGCGGTGCCGCCCCGATCCCGACCCTGGACGACGGACTGAAAGCCCAAGCCATCGCCGAGGCCGCCACGCTCTCCCTGCGCTCCGGCCGCATGGAACCCATCAAGTACTAA
- a CDS encoding TIM barrel protein produces MSFRLAVCAEMVYGELPLIDRVRRIHDHGFDVELWDTRGQDIPALAATGARFSSMSGYFGGSVVDPSNAHEVLASAEKLIPTALELGVERMVVHPAELGEGGRAVRPTHRSTGEMWLTGLRTLEKLGALGEQHGITFALENLNTTLDHPGIPLARAKDTLALVRAVDHPNVKMMLDLYHAQIGEGNLIELVRAAGPDIGEIQVADVPGRFEPGTGEINYPAIAKALRDAGYAGVIGMEAGAIGGQGVEAGDAALSAFRAAFA; encoded by the coding sequence ATGAGCTTCCGCCTGGCAGTCTGCGCAGAGATGGTCTACGGCGAGCTGCCCCTGATCGACCGGGTGCGCAGGATCCACGACCACGGCTTCGACGTGGAACTGTGGGACACCCGTGGACAGGACATCCCTGCCCTCGCCGCGACGGGAGCCCGGTTCTCGTCGATGAGCGGCTACTTCGGCGGCAGCGTCGTCGATCCTTCAAATGCCCATGAAGTGCTGGCCTCGGCAGAGAAGCTGATCCCCACCGCATTGGAGCTGGGGGTGGAACGAATGGTGGTCCACCCGGCGGAACTGGGCGAAGGTGGACGTGCCGTCCGGCCCACCCACCGGTCCACGGGAGAAATGTGGCTGACCGGGCTCCGCACGTTGGAGAAGCTCGGCGCCTTGGGCGAACAGCATGGCATCACGTTCGCCTTGGAGAACCTCAACACGACCCTTGACCACCCGGGTATCCCGTTGGCGCGGGCAAAGGACACCCTTGCGTTGGTGCGGGCAGTGGACCATCCGAACGTGAAGATGATGCTGGATCTCTACCACGCACAGATCGGCGAAGGGAACCTGATCGAACTGGTCCGTGCGGCCGGGCCGGACATCGGGGAGATCCAGGTGGCGGACGTTCCCGGTCGATTCGAGCCCGGGACAGGAGAAATCAACTACCCGGCCATCGCCAAGGCACTACGGGACGCCGGGTATGCGGGAGTGATCGGCATGGAGGCGGGTGCGATCGGCGGCCAGGGAGTCGAGGCAGGCGACGCAGCACTGTCGGCCTTCCGCGCCGCGTTCGCCTAA
- a CDS encoding Gfo/Idh/MocA family oxidoreductase: MSYLHHPAAADQPVRVALIGAGWIGKFHAESIAKRIPTAHLEAMTDPVLPAVQELASTLGVRKISTDVQDVLADPDVDAVLIAAPMRFHSDLITAAAHAGKDVFCEKPGGATLDELDAAIDAAASAGVVLRFGFNRRYSSDFAAARKLIDSGTVGTPQLLRSLTRDPGTEAGIRNPERIAPGTIFLETLIHDFDTLNWLNPGAVPVKVHAVADALVAPEAKPDGLLDTAVVTVTYSNGAIAVAEANFNALYGYDVRGEVFGSAGMVTAGSPQATNATSFTAAGVTSDTTRLNIDLFRDAYTAELAHFVHDVAVRRGYAPEGTTAATAPAAVAAPGGVDARNALAVALAAVKSAATGLPVEVSDIAELRAAEGAVELQGFVELQGA, from the coding sequence TTGAGCTACCTCCATCACCCCGCCGCCGCAGACCAGCCCGTACGCGTTGCCTTGATCGGCGCAGGCTGGATCGGCAAATTCCACGCCGAGTCCATTGCCAAGCGCATTCCAACAGCACACCTTGAAGCAATGACCGATCCCGTTCTTCCCGCAGTTCAGGAACTCGCTTCCACCTTGGGTGTTCGAAAAATCAGCACGGACGTCCAGGATGTCCTCGCGGATCCGGACGTTGATGCGGTCCTCATCGCCGCACCCATGCGCTTCCACTCCGACCTCATCACGGCCGCCGCACACGCGGGCAAGGACGTTTTCTGCGAGAAGCCCGGCGGCGCCACCCTGGATGAACTCGACGCCGCCATCGACGCAGCGGCGAGCGCCGGCGTCGTACTCCGCTTCGGCTTCAACCGGCGCTACTCCAGCGACTTCGCGGCCGCACGCAAACTGATCGACAGCGGCACGGTGGGGACCCCGCAATTGCTTCGCTCGCTGACGCGCGACCCCGGGACCGAGGCCGGCATCAGGAACCCTGAACGCATCGCACCGGGAACCATCTTCCTGGAGACCCTGATCCACGACTTCGACACCCTCAACTGGCTCAACCCGGGCGCCGTGCCCGTGAAGGTCCACGCAGTTGCGGATGCCTTGGTGGCACCCGAGGCGAAGCCGGACGGCCTGCTGGATACCGCCGTCGTGACCGTCACTTACAGCAACGGCGCAATCGCCGTGGCGGAGGCCAATTTCAACGCCCTCTACGGATACGACGTCCGCGGCGAGGTCTTCGGCTCCGCCGGCATGGTCACGGCGGGTTCGCCGCAGGCCACGAACGCCACCAGCTTTACGGCCGCAGGGGTCACCTCGGACACCACGCGGCTGAACATCGATCTGTTCCGTGACGCGTACACGGCCGAACTTGCGCACTTTGTGCACGACGTCGCCGTTCGGCGGGGCTATGCACCGGAGGGTACGACGGCGGCCACTGCGCCTGCCGCCGTGGCAGCGCCGGGTGGTGTGGACGCGCGGAATGCCTTGGCTGTGGCGCTGGCCGCGGTCAAGTCCGCGGCAACCGGCCTGCCTGTTGAGGTGTCCGACATTGCAGAGTTGCGGGCCGCCGAAGGTGCCGTGGAATTGCAGGGCTTCGTGGAATTGCAGGGAGCATGA
- a CDS encoding LysR family transcriptional regulator, producing the protein MLNDDSQSLFDIRRLALLVEVVEQGSITSAAELMMYTPSAVSQQLRKLEQEVGQPLLNRRSRGVVPTEAGQVLAGHARKIVEQMMAAQADLAQIAGLKRGSLAVGTFPTLAGSFLPLVIRVFKKRYPAIGLSLRSARFDELVSDLQSGVTGLCLLWDYPWNRFHDDAIRVTEVFQESTVLLISRSHPLAERDEVRMEELSKESWIVRAEAHPVVEVLKRSAHDAGFEPSIGFLANDYQEAQAMVSVGMGVAMVPRTAVALQHPDVKVIHLGDAAPMRRILLAQRQDKVYAPAEVAFQSTLMELANKHAGDYL; encoded by the coding sequence TTGCTTAACGATGATTCCCAAAGTCTTTTTGATATCCGACGCCTGGCCCTCCTGGTGGAAGTGGTTGAGCAGGGCTCCATCACGTCAGCGGCGGAATTGATGATGTACACGCCGTCGGCGGTCTCGCAGCAACTCCGGAAGCTCGAGCAGGAAGTCGGACAGCCATTGCTCAACCGCCGCTCCCGGGGCGTCGTCCCCACGGAGGCGGGGCAGGTCCTGGCGGGTCACGCCCGGAAGATCGTTGAACAGATGATGGCCGCCCAAGCCGATCTTGCCCAGATAGCCGGACTCAAGCGCGGGTCACTGGCGGTAGGGACCTTTCCCACGCTGGCCGGGTCCTTCCTTCCCCTGGTGATCCGGGTCTTCAAGAAGCGCTACCCCGCAATCGGACTGTCACTCCGGAGCGCACGCTTCGACGAACTCGTCTCCGACCTGCAGTCGGGCGTCACGGGGTTATGCCTGCTGTGGGACTACCCTTGGAACCGCTTTCACGACGACGCGATCCGCGTCACCGAGGTTTTCCAGGAAAGCACCGTCCTTCTCATCTCCCGCAGTCACCCCCTGGCTGAGCGGGACGAAGTCCGCATGGAGGAGTTGAGCAAGGAATCATGGATTGTCCGCGCCGAGGCGCACCCCGTTGTGGAAGTGCTCAAACGCTCGGCGCACGACGCCGGTTTTGAACCGTCCATCGGCTTCCTCGCCAATGACTACCAGGAGGCGCAGGCGATGGTCAGCGTCGGCATGGGCGTGGCGATGGTCCCCCGGACCGCCGTGGCCCTGCAACACCCCGACGTCAAGGTCATCCACCTGGGGGACGCCGCACCTATGCGCCGCATCCTGCTCGCGCAGCGGCAAGACAAGGTTTACGCTCCGGCAGAAGTAGCGTTCCAATCCACGCTCATGGAACTGGCAAACAAGCACGCAGGGGATTACCTCTAA
- a CDS encoding PrpF domain-containing protein, which yields MKIQAEWMRGGTSKCWVFESAQLEKTQASPDVLLPRLFGSPDHRQIDGVGGATSTTSKAMILHRPQAGDVDVEFTFAQVGIEEAAVDWGSNCGNCSAVVGLYAIEKGWVVPRGDVTRIVTRNTNTGQIIIQRIATPDAGLPAEPLAEMPGVPFPGHQVGLGFLDPAGKTTGRLLPSGAAIDALTVGGTTWNVSMVDAGAPVVIIRAEDLGLDPEAYESWFGGVELLLQTLERIRRQAAVRMGLAATAGAAARAIPKVAIVAPPPSTDQGSDAGIMMLSMGKPHPALAITGSIALTLAARTPGTVMHRFLGGFASPTLRLRTPAGVIETWSEERDGSLLVGVDRTARTIASTTIHLPETLDIKAPEAGASLAGATR from the coding sequence ATGAAGATCCAAGCAGAATGGATGCGCGGCGGCACCAGTAAGTGCTGGGTGTTTGAATCAGCACAGCTGGAGAAGACCCAAGCAAGCCCGGATGTCTTGCTTCCGCGCCTCTTCGGCAGTCCGGACCACCGCCAGATTGATGGCGTGGGCGGAGCTACCTCCACAACCAGCAAGGCGATGATCCTGCACAGGCCGCAGGCCGGCGATGTAGATGTCGAGTTCACTTTTGCCCAGGTAGGCATCGAGGAAGCGGCGGTGGACTGGGGCAGCAACTGCGGCAACTGCTCGGCCGTGGTTGGCCTGTACGCGATCGAGAAAGGCTGGGTGGTTCCACGCGGTGACGTCACCCGAATCGTCACCCGCAATACGAACACCGGGCAGATCATCATCCAACGGATAGCCACCCCGGATGCCGGCCTTCCTGCCGAGCCCCTGGCGGAAATGCCCGGAGTGCCGTTCCCCGGACACCAGGTGGGGCTTGGATTCCTGGATCCCGCAGGCAAGACCACCGGCCGCCTCCTCCCGTCCGGCGCGGCGATTGATGCCCTGACGGTGGGCGGCACCACGTGGAACGTCTCGATGGTGGATGCCGGCGCTCCGGTGGTGATCATCAGGGCCGAAGACCTTGGCCTGGATCCGGAGGCGTACGAATCCTGGTTCGGCGGCGTCGAGCTGCTGCTGCAAACCTTGGAACGGATCCGTCGCCAGGCAGCCGTGCGCATGGGCCTGGCCGCAACGGCCGGCGCGGCGGCCAGGGCCATTCCGAAGGTCGCCATCGTCGCTCCTCCGCCGTCCACCGATCAAGGGAGTGACGCCGGCATCATGATGCTGTCCATGGGTAAGCCCCACCCCGCGCTGGCGATTACAGGAAGCATTGCGCTCACGCTCGCAGCCAGGACGCCAGGCACGGTAATGCATCGGTTCCTGGGAGGTTTCGCATCGCCGACGCTCCGGTTGCGCACTCCGGCGGGCGTCATCGAAACATGGAGCGAGGAACGGGACGGTTCCCTGCTCGTCGGCGTGGACCGGACGGCCCGCACCATTGCCTCCACCACCATCCATCTCCCCGAAACCCTCGATATCAAGGCACCCGAGGCAGGGGCTTCCCTTGCCGGCGCTACTCGATGA
- a CDS encoding SLC13 family permease yields MTTKIAEKTTPTPASQDQTAPPKRRRRILLVTAAVIALLGMAALLFGGVPGTSSAASDTEPTMTITQIIPLVILVVMFVVATKWPLNIGVMGLVASFGVGYFVLGMTDKQILEEFPASIVLTIIGVTYFFSMAQRNGSIDIIVQSCVRLVRGKTMMLPWVFFLMAAALTALGTFSPAAVALLAPAALGLAYESRLHPVLMGAFVINGAHAGGFSPLSVAGVLVHDIANKNGFPIDQGALFLASFALNFILSALTIVLFALLGKLRDKHSNEYTALDTPRIGRPTGQQFFTLALIVAILVCTLGFHMPIGFVALSAGLLLAFVNIKEHQTFIGGVSWSTVLLVAGMITYVSLLQHVGVIDTLAEMALALGAPLLIALVLCYVIGVGSAFASSTALLTAFIPMAGPLLATSSLSASGTVAALAIAATVVDVSPFSTDGALVVANAREADRQRVYRQLMMYAGGVVLAAPALAWALLVPTGIM; encoded by the coding sequence ATGACCACAAAGATTGCAGAAAAGACCACCCCAACCCCCGCGTCGCAGGACCAAACTGCGCCACCCAAGCGTCGTCGTCGTATTCTTCTGGTGACGGCAGCCGTCATCGCCCTTCTGGGCATGGCCGCCCTCCTGTTCGGGGGTGTCCCGGGCACCTCTTCGGCCGCCTCGGATACGGAGCCGACCATGACCATCACCCAGATCATTCCCTTGGTCATCCTCGTCGTGATGTTCGTCGTTGCCACCAAGTGGCCGCTCAACATCGGCGTCATGGGCCTGGTTGCCTCGTTCGGCGTGGGCTACTTCGTCCTTGGCATGACGGACAAGCAGATCCTGGAGGAATTTCCCGCCAGCATCGTCCTGACCATCATTGGTGTCACCTACTTCTTCAGCATGGCGCAACGCAACGGGTCCATCGACATCATTGTGCAGAGCTGTGTCCGTCTTGTCCGCGGCAAGACCATGATGCTTCCGTGGGTGTTCTTCCTGATGGCCGCTGCCCTGACGGCGCTGGGAACCTTCTCTCCTGCAGCAGTAGCACTCCTGGCCCCGGCTGCCCTCGGCCTCGCCTACGAGTCCCGCCTCCACCCCGTCCTGATGGGGGCCTTCGTCATCAATGGTGCCCACGCCGGCGGTTTCTCGCCGCTATCCGTGGCCGGCGTGCTGGTCCACGACATCGCCAACAAGAACGGTTTCCCCATCGACCAGGGTGCGCTCTTCCTGGCCAGCTTCGCCCTTAACTTCATCCTGTCCGCGCTGACGATCGTGCTGTTTGCGCTCCTCGGCAAGCTCCGGGACAAGCATTCCAACGAATACACCGCCCTGGACACTCCGCGCATCGGACGGCCCACGGGGCAGCAGTTCTTCACGCTGGCCCTGATCGTCGCCATCCTCGTTTGCACCTTGGGCTTCCACATGCCGATCGGGTTCGTGGCCCTGTCCGCAGGCCTGCTGCTGGCGTTCGTCAACATCAAGGAACACCAGACCTTCATCGGTGGCGTCTCGTGGTCCACCGTCCTGCTGGTCGCCGGCATGATCACCTACGTCTCCTTGCTCCAGCACGTCGGCGTGATCGATACGCTGGCCGAGATGGCCCTGGCTCTTGGAGCGCCCCTGCTGATTGCCCTGGTTCTTTGCTACGTCATTGGCGTCGGCTCGGCGTTCGCATCGTCCACCGCCCTGTTGACCGCATTTATCCCCATGGCGGGCCCGCTGCTGGCTACCAGTTCCCTCAGTGCGTCGGGTACGGTGGCGGCCCTTGCCATCGCTGCAACCGTTGTGGATGTATCGCCCTTCTCCACTGACGGAGCCCTGGTGGTGGCGAACGCCCGGGAAGCAGACCGCCAGCGCGTCTACCGCCAGCTGATGATGTACGCCGGCGGAGTTGTCCTCGCCGCTCCGGCCCTCGCTTGGGCGCTGCTGGTTCCCACGGGAATCATGTAG
- a CDS encoding LacI family DNA-binding transcriptional regulator, translating into MTGKRPTLMDVAEAAGVSRALVSIVMRDAPGASEATRRKVQEAARLLGYRPDSRARLLRSSRTRLLGVTFSTSHAFHAEIVDAAYAAAGQRGYELALSAVTRDRTENHAVEALVDLGCEALIMISPTLDEQELAGFAARLPVVSLLRDDVGESLDSVSSDDREGIRIALGHLTSLGHTRIAHVDGGSMVSGPQRREAYLAEMAGLGLEPRVIPGGPTEEDGIRAGRELQDNLPTAVLAFNDRCALGILESLRASGLRVPQDVSVLGYDDSQFARLSYIRLSSISQDAPLLASAAVDRAIQRLESTTPAAHLVRIPHLVVRGTTGPAPSGGTR; encoded by the coding sequence ATGACCGGCAAGCGGCCAACGTTGATGGACGTCGCGGAAGCGGCGGGTGTCTCCCGCGCCCTCGTATCCATCGTCATGCGGGACGCCCCCGGTGCATCCGAAGCCACGCGGCGCAAAGTCCAGGAAGCAGCCCGGCTGCTGGGCTACCGCCCGGATAGCCGCGCCCGCCTCCTGCGGAGCAGCCGTACCAGGCTCCTGGGGGTGACGTTTTCAACCTCGCACGCCTTCCACGCCGAAATCGTGGACGCGGCGTACGCGGCGGCGGGTCAGCGTGGCTACGAGCTTGCCCTGAGTGCCGTTACCCGGGACCGGACGGAAAATCACGCTGTTGAGGCGCTTGTGGACTTGGGCTGCGAAGCCTTGATCATGATCTCGCCCACCCTGGATGAACAGGAACTTGCCGGGTTTGCCGCGCGGCTTCCCGTGGTCAGCCTCCTCCGTGACGACGTAGGGGAGTCCCTCGACTCAGTCAGCAGTGACGACCGCGAGGGAATCCGCATCGCCCTGGGGCACCTCACCTCGCTGGGCCACACGCGAATCGCCCACGTCGACGGCGGCAGCATGGTGAGCGGTCCGCAGCGCCGGGAGGCCTACCTTGCCGAAATGGCCGGGCTGGGCCTGGAACCAAGGGTGATTCCGGGCGGTCCCACCGAAGAGGACGGAATACGGGCCGGACGCGAACTGCAGGACAATCTGCCCACCGCCGTGCTCGCGTTCAATGACCGCTGCGCACTGGGGATCCTGGAAAGCCTCCGCGCATCCGGACTCCGCGTTCCGCAGGATGTTTCCGTGCTGGGCTATGACGACAGCCAGTTCGCCCGTTTGAGCTACATCCGGTTGTCCTCGATCAGCCAGGACGCGCCGCTCCTGGCGAGTGCCGCCGTCGACCGTGCCATCCAGCGCTTGGAAAGTACGACGCCGGCCGCCCACCTTGTCCGGATCCCTCACCTGGTGGTTCGCGGCACCACCGGGCCCGCGCCAAGCGGCGGGACCCGCTAG